From one Stigmatopora nigra isolate UIUO_SnigA chromosome 8, RoL_Snig_1.1, whole genome shotgun sequence genomic stretch:
- the cdon gene encoding cell adhesion molecule-related/down-regulated by oncogenes, with the protein MRSGQASWKAPLTYRLANRRRARTAGNHDHWQGSQDAMDGGLRVFLSTLLCFGQSLLISCTVQYPSFLSEPASLVQSPGSRVRLHCAVSPSSVALSWRFRGAPLLVDSLPGVEVNGGTITIYSLQRAHAGAYQCVARSNQGTAVASRYAYVTLAEIWPYEDSRRRSLSAREGDVAVIECPLPRSVPPALPRLRVRGERVDKSADNYLVLPSGNLQIHNVSLRQQGTYKCGSYNPVTGETVMQTHGIKLSVRLADTPPSLLQIIYPTNPVTVTLERSQSYTLECVTSGSPSPASTWLKNRERVQFGPRLRRLRDNLELVSVTTEDAGVYACSVGSEGGWVTSANYTVDVLEPATILEGLSDQRLDSLGSAARFSCVAAGNPTPNVTWLFNGEAVTTSRRVRVSAKGLVIQDPVLSDQGVYQCLTDNGIGSAQSSGMLTVKTESNPDPDAWPSLPPMQSDEGFLTEEDANEPRSDHLPPDAPIITSPPQTHKPDIYDLEWRAGPDGGSPINAYFVRYRKVDEMATVMESWLTVRVPGSERSLRLSELEASSLYEVLMVARSSAGQGQPAMLTFRTGKEKSTSSNKNPSNKPPVVLMPPKAPEDKTPNTHFGVVIHDRVPEAPDRPTISMATESSVYVTWIPRANGGSPVTAFRVEYKRSRGAEWGVVADNISPLKLSVEVRNLEPGATYRFRVAAINLYGESPHSVASRPYQVSLASPRMADRPVMGPHISATDAISDTQIILRWTYSSSSNNNTPIQGFYIYYRPTDSDNDSDYKRDVVEGLKDWHMIGHLQAETSYDIKMQCFNDGGESDYSNVMICETRARQSPGSASQRPFTPAWPHPQEPAGPPGGLLYLIVGCVLGVMVLILLAFIAMCLWRNRQHNNTHKYDPPGYLYQPTDMNGHVLEYGAGRMNGGVHGGYVHGGGGGGMLSPGCHHLHHKHPNGLHNGNGGVYPGGHPHGHNGTLPHPHHHHNGGGMYTALPQSESPECMSCQNLCNNNRCYKSNGVLPGGTLPLMQRVAPCQKDTLEMVPMGVAPCPGHTPTGERPGDEPDAVHAPHHHQESLPRSCCLNGDDTGCTADKTAEEHVDCVDQDRPAVRWDNLPDSDCDEKPGWMSGRSELIQASLQEV; encoded by the exons GCCCCTCTGCTCGTCGACAGCCTGCCCGGTGTGGAGGTGAATGGGGGTACGATTACCATCTACTCCCTGCAGCGTGCCCATGCTGGGGCGTACCAGTGTGTTGCACGGTCGAACCAAGGGACGGCTGTAGCTAGCCGCTACGCGTATGTAACACTAGCAG AAATCTGGCCATATGAAGACAGCCGCCGACGTTCGCTGTCCGCCCGGGAAGGCGACGTGGCGGTCATCGAGTGTCCTCTGCCCCGAAGCGTGCCGCCGGCCTTGCCTAGGTTACGAGTGCGAGGCGAACGTGTGGACAAGTCCGCAG acaaCTACTTGGTTCTTCCATCTGGCAACCTTCAGATCCATAATGTTTCACTCCGCCAACAAGGCACTTACAAATGTGGCTCGTACAATCCCGTCACGGGCGAAACCGTCATGCAGACCCACGGCATCAAACTCTCTGTACGAC ttgcGGATACCCCACCCTCTCTACTGCAAATCATTTACCCCACCAACCCCGTCACCGTGACGCTGGAGCGGTCACAGTCGTACACGTTGGAGTGTGTCACTTCTGGAAGTCCGTCCCCGGCGTCCACGTGGTTGAAAAACCGCGAGCGAGTCCAATTCGGACCCCGCCTGCGACGACTCCGGGACAATCTGGAGCTCGTCTCCGTGACGACGGAGGACGCCGGGGTGTACGCTTGCTCCGTCGGAAGCGAGGGAGGATGGGTCACCAGCGCCAACTACACCGTCGACGTTCTAG agcCGGCGACCATCTTGGAGGGCCTCTCCGACCAACGGTTGGACTCGCTAGGATCCGCCGCTCGTTTTAGCTGCGTAGCGGCGGGTAACCCCACCCCGAACGTCACCTGGCTGTTCAACGGCGAAGCCGTGACCACATCACGTCGCGTTCGGGTCTCCGCTAAAGGACTCGTCATTCAGGATCCGGTTCTGTCGGACCAAGGAGTCTATCAATGTCTGACGGACAACGGCATCGGGTCGGCGCAGTCGTCGGGAATGCTGACGGTGAAGACAG AATCAAACCCCGACCCCGATGCCTGGCCCTCGCTACCACCCATGCAGAGCGACGAGGGCTTCCTGACAGAGGAAGACGCCAACGAACCACGATCCGACCACCTCCCACCCGACGCACCCATCATCACCAGCCCACCGCAGACCCACAAACCCGACATTTACGACCTGGAGTGGAGGGCGGGCCCCGATGGCGGAAGCCCCATCAATGCCTACTTCGTCCGATATCGTAAG GTGGATGAAATGGCCACAGTGATGGAAAGCTGGCTGACGGTCCGAGTTCCCGGCAGTGAGCGGTCGCTGAGGCTCTCAGAGTTGGAGGCGTCCAGTCTTTACGAAGTGCTCATGGTGGCTCGGAGCTCGGCGGGACAGGGACAGCCGGCCATGCTTACATTTCGCACTGGGAAAG AAAAAAGCACCTCGTCCAACAAAAATCCCTCCAACAAACCCCCCGTGGTCTTGATGCCCCCCAAAGCGCCCGAGGACAAGACGCCCAACACCCACTTTGGCGTGGTCATCCATGATAGAG TGCCCGAGGCACCCGACCGGCCCACCATCTCCATGGCCACCGAAAGCTCGGTTTACGTCACCTGGATCCCCAGAGCCAACGGCGGGTCGCCCGTCACGGCGTTCCGCGTAGAGTACAAGCGAAGCCGCGGCGCCGAGTGGGGAGTGGTGGCCGACAACATCTCGCCGCTTAAGCTTTCCGTGGAGGTTCGCAATTTGGAGCCCG GTGCCACTTACCGCTTCCGCGTGGCAGCCATCAACTTATATGGTGAGAGTCCTCACAGCGTGGCATCGAGGCCGTATCAGGTGTCACTGGCGAGCCCCCGCATGGCCGACCGACCCGTGATGGGACCGCACATCTCGGCCACCGACGCCATCAGCGACACGCAGATCATACTGCGCTGGACT TACAGTTCTTCGAGTAACAACAACACCCCCATCCAAGGCTTCTATATTTACTACCGACCCACCGACAGTGACAATGATAGCGACTACAAGCGCGATGTGGTGGAAG GGTTGAAAGACTGGCACATGATTGGACACTTGCAAGCCGAGACTTCGTACGATATTAAGATGCAGTGCTTCAATGATGGAGGTGAAAGCGACTACAGCAATGTCATGATCTGCGAGACTAGAG CTCGCCAGTCTCCAGGATCGGCCAGCCAGCGGCCCTTCACCCCGGCATGGCCGCACCCGCAAGAACCCGCCGGACCGCCCGGGGGTCTCCTGTACCTCATCGTGGGTTGCGTACTCGGGGTGATGGTTCTTATTCTGCTGGCCTTCATCGCCATGTGCCTGTGGAGGAACCGCCAGCACAACAACACGCACA AATACGACCCTCCCGGTTACTTATACCAGCCGACGGACATGAACGGACACGTTCTGGAGTACGGCGCCGGGCGTATGAATGGAGGTGTCCACGGAGGTTATGTACACGGCGGTGGGGGCGGCGGCATGTTGTCACCGGGGTGCCACCACCTGCATCACAAACACCCCAACGGCCTGCACAATGGGAATGGCGGAGTCTATCCTGGTGGACACCCACACGGCCATAACGGCACCCTGCCTCAccctcaccaccaccacaat gGAGGCGGCATGTATACAGCCCTTCCTCAGTCTGAATCTCCGGAGTGTATGAGCTGTCAGAACCTCTGCAACAATAACAG ATGCTACAAGAGCAACGGTGTCCTCCCGGGCGGGACGCTTCCCCTCATGCAAAGAGTGGCGCCCTGCCAAAAAGACACTCTGGAAATGGTACCAATGGGCGTGGCTCCTTGCCCAGGCCACACCCCTACGGGTGAGCGACCGGGCGACGAGCCTGATGCGGTGCACGCGCCCCACCATCACCAAGAGTCTTTGCCGCGCTCGTGTTGTCTCAATGGGGACGACACGGGATGTACGGCAGATAAAACag cagAGGAGCACGTGGACTGCGTAGACCAGGACAGACCGGCAGTGCGCTGGGACAATCTTCCCGACTCGGACTGTGACGAGAAGCCCGGCTGGATGTCCGGCCGGAGCGAACTGATCCAGGCCAGTCTCCAGGAGGTCTAA